A genome region from Actinomycetota bacterium includes the following:
- a CDS encoding adenylate kinase: MIAVLLGPPGAGKGTQAVKIAEKYGVPHISTGDILRKEIKTGSPLGCQAREYVESGKLVPDELIIDIIEQEISRPQARDGFILDGFPRNLAQARMLDEKFRKLGLSVEKVINISVDRQEIIRRLTSRGVCPGCKQVSTMGPEGRANCPHCGQELVKREDDQVQVIEKRLDVYREQTEPLIQYYRQKNILIDIDGEADPEVVTERILANL, from the coding sequence ATGATAGCCGTACTATTGGGCCCTCCTGGTGCAGGTAAGGGAACCCAGGCAGTGAAGATAGCTGAAAAGTATGGAGTCCCCCATATATCTACAGGGGATATATTAAGGAAAGAGATAAAGACTGGTTCCCCTCTGGGCTGCCAGGCCAGGGAATATGTGGAGAGCGGCAAGCTGGTTCCCGATGAGTTGATAATAGATATTATAGAGCAGGAAATCAGCAGGCCCCAGGCCAGAGATGGTTTCATACTGGATGGTTTTCCCAGGAACCTGGCCCAGGCCAGGATGCTTGATGAAAAATTCAGGAAGTTGGGCTTGTCCGTGGAGAAGGTTATAAATATATCGGTAGACCGCCAGGAGATTATAAGGAGGCTTACCAGCCGCGGAGTGTGTCCTGGTTGTAAGCAGGTTTCAACCATGGGGCCGGAAGGCAGGGCTAATTGTCCCCATTGCGGCCAGGAACTGGTAAAAAGGGAAGATGACCAGGTGCAGGTTATAGAAAAAAGGCTGGATGTATACAGGGAGCAGACCGAGCCTCTTATACAGTACTACCGGCAGAAAAATATATTGATAGATATTGACGGCGAGGCAGATCCGGAAGTGGTAACGGAAAGGATATTGGCTAATTTATGA
- the secY gene encoding preprotein translocase subunit SecY: protein MFKAIITAFRIREIRNKILFTIGILAIYSFGGTLPVPGVDASVITSQVQTGVMGMMDLFSGGALGRFAVFSLGIMPYITATIIMQLLQVVIPKLEMLAKQGEVGRRKINQISRYLTAGMALAQSVAMVFFFRGYGAIPKFDAMHVILIVLTLTAGTTVIMWLGELINIHGIGNGISLIIFASIVSRLPGQFISLFRLQGTSNLLYVILFLLVSIGVVMAVIMIQQGERRIPVQYAKRVVGRKVFGGQSTYIPLKVNQSGVMPIIFAVSVLMFPATIAQFIPNPYVQRIASALSATTEGGLNPIYAVVYTLLIIFFAYFYTAITFNPLDTADNLRKYGGFIPGIRPGKNTADYLTNILNRITLPGAIFLAIVALLPEILINYTQLPFRFGGTSIIIAVGVALDTMRQLESQLTMRDYEGFLK, encoded by the coding sequence ATGTTTAAAGCCATAATTACTGCCTTTAGGATAAGGGAGATAAGAAATAAGATCCTTTTTACTATAGGCATCTTGGCTATTTACAGTTTTGGCGGTACCCTCCCTGTTCCTGGAGTGGATGCTTCAGTTATAACCAGCCAGGTTCAAACCGGGGTTATGGGCATGATGGATTTGTTTTCAGGCGGTGCCCTGGGCCGGTTTGCCGTTTTTTCTTTGGGTATTATGCCCTATATTACTGCTACCATTATTATGCAGTTGCTGCAGGTGGTAATTCCCAAGCTGGAGATGCTGGCCAAGCAGGGCGAAGTGGGAAGAAGAAAGATCAACCAGATTTCCAGGTATCTTACTGCAGGCATGGCTCTAGCCCAATCCGTGGCTATGGTCTTTTTCTTCAGGGGATACGGTGCCATACCCAAGTTTGATGCTATGCATGTGATTTTAATTGTACTAACCCTTACCGCTGGTACTACGGTTATCATGTGGCTGGGTGAACTGATTAATATCCATGGTATTGGGAATGGGATTTCCCTGATCATTTTTGCTTCCATTGTATCCAGGCTTCCAGGCCAGTTTATTAGTTTGTTCAGGCTTCAAGGTACCAGCAATTTGCTTTATGTCATACTTTTTTTGCTGGTATCAATAGGTGTGGTAATGGCTGTTATTATGATACAGCAGGGAGAAAGAAGGATACCGGTACAGTATGCCAAACGGGTGGTAGGAAGGAAAGTATTTGGCGGACAGAGTACTTATATCCCCTTAAAGGTTAACCAGTCGGGGGTAATGCCTATTATTTTTGCAGTGTCTGTGCTTATGTTTCCAGCCACCATAGCCCAGTTTATTCCTAACCCCTATGTTCAGCGTATTGCTTCAGCGCTTAGCGCTACTACTGAAGGGGGCCTTAATCCCATTTATGCTGTAGTTTATACCTTACTGATTATATTCTTTGCTTATTTTTATACCGCTATTACTTTCAATCCCCTGGATACTGCGGATAATTTAAGAAAATACGGGGGCTTTATTCCTGGTATCAGGCCAGGCAAGAATACAGCTGATTATCTTACCAATATACTTAACAGGATTACTCTTCCGGGAGCTATCTTTCTGGCCATAGTGGCCTTACTTCCGGAAATATTGATAAATTATACCCAGCTGCCCTTCCGGTTTGGAGGCACTTCCATTATTATTGCCGTGGGTGTAGCTTTGGATACCATGAGACAGCTGGAGTCACAGCTGACTATGAGAGATTATGAGGGATTTTTGAAATGA
- the rplO gene encoding 50S ribosomal protein L15, which produces MKLCDIKPPTGSLKPKKRVGRGNGSGHGTTSGRGTKGQLSRSGGKTRIGFEGGQMPLQRRLPHLKGFKNTRKKVYNILNVGDLERFDKDSVLDYETLKQAGLLIKNSKLVKILGNGQISKSFTVKADCFSQTAKQKIEKAGGKAEVIKHV; this is translated from the coding sequence GTGAAACTTTGTGATATAAAACCGCCAACAGGTAGTTTAAAACCAAAAAAAAGAGTAGGCAGGGGTAACGGTTCAGGGCATGGTACCACTTCTGGAAGAGGTACTAAAGGCCAGCTCTCCCGGTCAGGGGGAAAGACCAGAATAGGTTTTGAAGGCGGCCAGATGCCTTTGCAGAGAAGGCTTCCTCACCTTAAGGGTTTTAAGAATACCAGGAAAAAAGTTTATAACATATTAAATGTAGGGGATCTGGAGCGTTTTGATAAGGACAGCGTTCTAGATTATGAGACCCTCAAACAGGCAGGCCTTTTAATTAAGAACAGCAAGCTGGTAAAGATACTGGGAAATGGCCAGATAAGCAAGAGCTTTACCGTTAAGGCTGACTGCTTTAGCCAGACAGCGAAACAAAAGATTGAAAAAGCAGGGGGCAAAGCGGAGGTAATCAAACATGTTTAA